From a single Rutidosis leptorrhynchoides isolate AG116_Rl617_1_P2 chromosome 5, CSIRO_AGI_Rlap_v1, whole genome shotgun sequence genomic region:
- the LOC139849981 gene encoding F-box/FBD/LRR-repeat protein At3g26920-like, protein MDFNHNNVRSALKEDRLSSLPLELIIQILSRVDTKLAIQTCLLLFPRWKRIWTLMPSLNFSTSGIKNLAKFSKFVTRVLYHRNHQVEVSSVNLYFRGADTQNFVTQITNYAISHNVQELILDVRPKNKFPLYLFSSQTLKHLTFRTYTYDPCLTPITPWDFPALTTLYLKDISLCDDRRKSLDIFSRCVNLQNLTLEFVKVNAKVFDIITPRLSNLTLAYYRGSNVINVTAPQLKNLTIIGCSLINDLNIPSGLGLSSFCYKGYHPPHWFKNYHLSVNKVTVSLRLYGLKRQEDA, encoded by the coding sequence ATGGACTTTAACCATAATAATGTTAGATCAGCGCTCAAAGAAGATAGATTGAGCAGTCTGCCTCTTGAGCTTATTATTCAAATCCTCTCTCGCGTTGACACTAAATTAGCTATTCAAACGTGTTTGCTGCTGTTTCCAAGATGGAAGCGTATCTGGACATTAATGCCATCTCTCAACTTTTCAACTAGTGGAATTAAAAATTTAGCCAAGTTCTCAAAATTCGTGACCCGTGTTCTGTATCACCGCAACCATCAAGTAGAAGTGTCCTCGGTAAATCTATATTTCCGTGGAGCAGATACTCAAAATTTTGTGACACAGATTACAAATTATGCAATTTCTCACAATGTCCAAGAACTAATCCTTGATGTTAGACCCAAGAATAAATTTCCTCTTTATCTCTTTAGCTCTCAGACTCTTAAGCATCTTACCTTTAGAACCTACACTTATGATCCTTGCCTTACACCCATAACACCATGGGATTTCCCAGCTTTAACGACTTTGTATCTAAAAGATATTTCGTTGTGTGATGATCGACGTAAATCCCTTGATATTTTCTCCAGATGTGTCAACTTACAGAACCTCACTTTAGAATTTGTTAAGGTCAATGCAAAGGTTTTTGACATTATCACCCCTCGACTTTCTAATCTCACACTTGCTTATTACAGAGGTTCAAATGTTATCAATGTGACTGCACCTCAACTTAAGAATCTCACTATAATTGGTTGCTCATTAATTAATGACTTGAATATTCCATCAGGACTAGGACTTTCGTCATTCTGCTACAAAGGTTACCATCCGCCACATTggtttaaaaactatcatttatctgTGAACAAAGTGACTGTCAGTTTGCGCCTTTACGGTTTAAAGAGGCAGGAAGATGCTTGA